One part of the Solea solea chromosome 1, fSolSol10.1, whole genome shotgun sequence genome encodes these proteins:
- the LOC131456400 gene encoding amyloid beta A4 precursor protein-binding family B member 1-interacting protein-like, whose amino-acid sequence MCEIRETMEDIDAMFSQLLGEIDHLSLSLSPPVDSPDVDPDSQRQNTFSVSFTDLNESLNELEDHDLDALVADLASNVAPQDLPTYQQNSSFTENQTAPPATTQPAVAASPNTAEISAVPHRREPQTKAEKIKLALEKLKEAKVRKLIVKVMMGDGSSKTLMVDERETVREVLDKLFEKTHCDRNVDWSLCEANPELQIDRCFEDHESLVELLSAWTRHSPNKIYFVSRPQKYVMFTEPQLFYMWEEKRTVVSQFNEQAKQLLLKEHFEGSTVLVPDLEGTMFLKEDGKKVWKPRYFTLRASGIYYVPKGKTKSSSDLACFVRFDKVSVYATNNYKQIYRAPTNFCFLLKHPCIQKESPYIKFLCCDSERTLLLWVNSIRIAKYGTDLYKNYRAAEKRVSTQQDVHFAGHTDKPKSHRTGISLQPAASSSTDTDVIDYPPESPPTFIPLPPPPPPPPPPPGYTPI is encoded by the exons ATGTGTGAAATCAGAGAAACG ATGGAGGACATAGACGCCATGTTCAGTCAGTTGCTCGGTGAGATTGACCATCTCAGCCTG AGTTTATCACCACCAGTGGATTCACCGGACGTGGATCCTGattcacaaagacaaaacaccTTCTCTGTCAGCTTCACAGACCTGAATG AGTCTCTTAATGAACTGGAGGACCACGACCTGGATGCCCTGGTGGCTGACCTGGCATCAAACGTAGCCCCGCAAGATCTTCCCACTTATCAGCAGAACAGCAGCTTCACAGAAAACCAAACTGCACCACCTGCCACAACTCAGCCTGCAGTGGCTGCTTCACCAAATACTGCGGAGATATCAGCAGTGCCACATAGG CGTGAACCTCAAACAAAGGCAGAGAAAATTAAATTGGCTCTGGAAAAGCTGAAAGAAGCTAAAGTGAGGAAG TTGATAGTGAAGGTGATGATGGGTGATGGCAGCTCCAAGACTCTCATGGTGGACGAGAGAGAAACGGTGCGAGAGGTTCTGGACAAACTGTTTGAAAAGACACACTGTGACCGCAACGTCGACTGGAGTCTGTGTGAGGCCAATCCCGAGCTGCAGATAG ACAGATGCTTCGAGGACCATGAAAGTTTAGTGGAGCTGCTGTCTGCGTGGACTCGCCACAGCCCAAACAAGATTTATTTCGTGTCAAGGCCTCAGAAGTACGTGATGTTCACAGAGCCACAG TTATTTTACATGTgggaggagaagaggacagTTGTGAGTCAATTTAATGAGCAAGCCAAACAACTCCTGCTCAAG GAGCATTTTGAGGGTTCTACTGTGTTAGTTCCTGATCTTGAGGGAACGATGTTCTTGAAGGAAGACGGGAAGAAGGTTTGGAAACCTCGATACTTCACACTCAGGGCCTCTGGTATTTACTATGTACCAAAGGGAAAAACTAAG TCTTCCAGTGATCTTGCCTGTTTTGTCCGTTTTGATAAAGTCAGCGTCTACGCCACAAACAACTACAAACAGATATACAGAGCTCCCACCAACTTCTGCTTCCTGCTTAAG catCCCTGTATCCAGAAAGAGTCTCCTTACATCAAGTTCCTGTGTTGTGACAGTGAACGCACACTGTTGCTGTGGGTCAACTCCATCCGAATAGCCAAG TATGGGACGGATCTGTATAAGAACTACCGAGCCGCAGAGAAGAGAGTGTCCACTCAGCAAGATGTCCACTTTGCAGGACACACAG ACAAACCTAAAAGCCACAGAACTGGGATCAGTTTACAaccagcagcatcatcatctaCAGACACAGATGTTATAGACTATCCTCCAGAGTCACCACCTaccttcattcctcttcctcctcctcctcctcctcctcctcctcctcctggctACACACCTATATAA
- the LOC131456405 gene encoding abl interactor 1-like isoform X2, giving the protein MAELQMLLEEEIPAGKRALVESYQNLSRVAEYCENNYVQAQDKKKALEETKAYTTQSLASVAYQINALANNVLQLLDIQASQLRRMESSINHLLETVDIHKEKVARREIGILTTNKNTSRTHKIIAPGNMERPVRYIRKPIDYTLLDDVGHGVKQHGNNAAGRGGTLARTNPPTQKPPSPPMAGRGTLGRNTPYKTLEPVKPPVVPNDYMTSPARLGNQHSPARTASLNQRPRTHSGSSGGSGGRENSGSSGVSLPLAVPTPSPPSLGQVAASSASVPQGPGLGPIPMSQFGTISRQISRHNSSTTSSASMVSATGTYRRAPSVSSQQPHINGGPAYTQNPMSVAPPPPPPPMVQLTPQIPLTGFVARMQESITDSPAPPPPPPPEDMGVFEEPSPPPPPPPVDYEEEEAAVVHYSDPYADGDPQWAPKTYLEKVVAIYDYSKDKEDELSFMEGAIIYIIKKNDDGWYEGVSNGVTGLFPGNYVESIMHYAD; this is encoded by the exons ATGGCAGAGCTACAAATGCTACTAGAGGAGGAAATCCCTGCCGGTAAAAGAGCGCTGGTGGAAAGCTATCAGAACCTGTCCCGGGTCGCCGAATACTGTGAAAACAATTATGTTCAG GCTCAAGACAAGAAGAAGGCCCTGGAGGAGACCAAGGCCTACACCACCCAGTCTCTGGCCAGCGTGGCCTACCAGATCAATGCCTTAGCTAACaatgtgctgcagctgctcGACATCCAGGCCTCACAACTACGACGCATGGAGTCCTCCATCAACCA TCTCCTGGAGACGGTGGACATTCATAAAGAGAAGGTGGCACGTCGGGAGATCGGCATCCTgaccacaaacaaaaacacctctCGCACCCACAAGATCATCGCCCCAGGCAACATGGAGCGGCCGGTGCGCTACATTCGAAAGCCCATCGACTACACACTGCTGGATGATGTGGGACACGGCGTCAAA CAACATGGGAACAATGCTGCAGGGCGAGGAGGGACGCTCGCCAGGACCAATCCCCCAACACAGAAACCCCCAAGCCCCCCCATGGCCGGTCGCGGTACCCTGGG ACGTAACACCCCCTACAAGACACTGGAGCCAGTGAAGCCTCCTGTGGTGCCCAATGACTACATGACGAGCCCGGCCCGACTGGGCAACCAGCACAGTCCTGCACGCACAGCCTCGCTCAACCAGAGGCCCAGAACACACAG tGGCAGCAGTGGGGGTAGTGGCGGCAGGGAGAACAGTGGAAGCAGTGGAGTGAGTCTTCCTCTGGCTGTTCCCACCCCGTCCCCTCCCAGTTTGGGGCAAG TGGCGGCATCTTCAGCCTCAGTGCCCCAAGGCCCCGGCTTGGGTCCCATCCCCATGTCCCAGTTCGGCACAATCTCCCGCCAGATTTCTCGCCACAACTCCTCCACCACGTCCTCAGCCTCCATGGTGTCGGCCACCGGCACGTACCGCCGCGCGCCCTCTGTCTCCTCCCAGCAGCCTCACATCAACGGGGGACCTGCCTACACACAGAACCCAA TGTCtgtggctcctccccctcctcctcctcccatggTCCAGCTGACTCCACAGATCCCTCTGACCGGATTTGTGGCCAGAATGCAGGAGAGCA TAACAGACAGCCCTGCcccgcctcctccacctccaccagaGGACATGGGTGTGTTTGAAgaaccctctcctcctcctcctcctcctcctgtggactacgaggaagaggaggcagcagtggttcACTACAGTGACCCCTATGCTGACGGAGACCCCCAATGGGCCCCCAAGACTTATTTAGAGAAAG TTGTGGCCATCTACGACTACTCCAAGGACAAGGAGGATGAGCTGTCCTTCATGGAGGGCGCCATCATCTACATTATCAAGAAGAACGATGACGGGTGGTATGAAGGCGTCAGCAACGGCGTCACTGGACTCTTCCCAGGAAACTACGTGGAGTCAATCATGCACTATGCTgattaa
- the LOC131456405 gene encoding abl interactor 1-like isoform X1, whose amino-acid sequence MAELQMLLEEEIPAGKRALVESYQNLSRVAEYCENNYVQAQDKKKALEETKAYTTQSLASVAYQINALANNVLQLLDIQASQLRRMESSINHLLETVDIHKEKVARREIGILTTNKNTSRTHKIIAPGNMERPVRYIRKPIDYTLLDDVGHGVKWLKAKQHGNNAAGRGGTLARTNPPTQKPPSPPMAGRGTLGRNTPYKTLEPVKPPVVPNDYMTSPARLGNQHSPARTASLNQRPRTHSGSSGGSGGRENSGSSGVSLPLAVPTPSPPSLGQVAASSASVPQGPGLGPIPMSQFGTISRQISRHNSSTTSSASMVSATGTYRRAPSVSSQQPHINGGPAYTQNPMSVAPPPPPPPMVQLTPQIPLTGFVARMQESITDSPAPPPPPPPEDMGVFEEPSPPPPPPPVDYEEEEAAVVHYSDPYADGDPQWAPKTYLEKVVAIYDYSKDKEDELSFMEGAIIYIIKKNDDGWYEGVSNGVTGLFPGNYVESIMHYAD is encoded by the exons ATGGCAGAGCTACAAATGCTACTAGAGGAGGAAATCCCTGCCGGTAAAAGAGCGCTGGTGGAAAGCTATCAGAACCTGTCCCGGGTCGCCGAATACTGTGAAAACAATTATGTTCAG GCTCAAGACAAGAAGAAGGCCCTGGAGGAGACCAAGGCCTACACCACCCAGTCTCTGGCCAGCGTGGCCTACCAGATCAATGCCTTAGCTAACaatgtgctgcagctgctcGACATCCAGGCCTCACAACTACGACGCATGGAGTCCTCCATCAACCA TCTCCTGGAGACGGTGGACATTCATAAAGAGAAGGTGGCACGTCGGGAGATCGGCATCCTgaccacaaacaaaaacacctctCGCACCCACAAGATCATCGCCCCAGGCAACATGGAGCGGCCGGTGCGCTACATTCGAAAGCCCATCGACTACACACTGCTGGATGATGTGGGACACGGCGTCAAA TGGCTTAAGGCCAAG CAACATGGGAACAATGCTGCAGGGCGAGGAGGGACGCTCGCCAGGACCAATCCCCCAACACAGAAACCCCCAAGCCCCCCCATGGCCGGTCGCGGTACCCTGGG ACGTAACACCCCCTACAAGACACTGGAGCCAGTGAAGCCTCCTGTGGTGCCCAATGACTACATGACGAGCCCGGCCCGACTGGGCAACCAGCACAGTCCTGCACGCACAGCCTCGCTCAACCAGAGGCCCAGAACACACAG tGGCAGCAGTGGGGGTAGTGGCGGCAGGGAGAACAGTGGAAGCAGTGGAGTGAGTCTTCCTCTGGCTGTTCCCACCCCGTCCCCTCCCAGTTTGGGGCAAG TGGCGGCATCTTCAGCCTCAGTGCCCCAAGGCCCCGGCTTGGGTCCCATCCCCATGTCCCAGTTCGGCACAATCTCCCGCCAGATTTCTCGCCACAACTCCTCCACCACGTCCTCAGCCTCCATGGTGTCGGCCACCGGCACGTACCGCCGCGCGCCCTCTGTCTCCTCCCAGCAGCCTCACATCAACGGGGGACCTGCCTACACACAGAACCCAA TGTCtgtggctcctccccctcctcctcctcccatggTCCAGCTGACTCCACAGATCCCTCTGACCGGATTTGTGGCCAGAATGCAGGAGAGCA TAACAGACAGCCCTGCcccgcctcctccacctccaccagaGGACATGGGTGTGTTTGAAgaaccctctcctcctcctcctcctcctcctgtggactacgaggaagaggaggcagcagtggttcACTACAGTGACCCCTATGCTGACGGAGACCCCCAATGGGCCCCCAAGACTTATTTAGAGAAAG TTGTGGCCATCTACGACTACTCCAAGGACAAGGAGGATGAGCTGTCCTTCATGGAGGGCGCCATCATCTACATTATCAAGAAGAACGATGACGGGTGGTATGAAGGCGTCAGCAACGGCGTCACTGGACTCTTCCCAGGAAACTACGTGGAGTCAATCATGCACTATGCTgattaa